Proteins from one Prosthecomicrobium sp. N25 genomic window:
- the sctT gene encoding type III secretion system export apparatus subunit SctT, translating to MQEAFKVLTGFLDEQFIALLLTWPRIQAFLLASQILNPTAVPRLARTAAVLALSIHILPVNLDYAARFDRTVPSLALHFFKEFAIGFLLGTLIGWIFWVVQASAALIDNQRGAAIASSVDPLHGHETSPLGILFAQAFLTYMFITGAVLPIIGILYQSYVAWPIDRGLPLFGAEFPRAMLAIFDHSMRLMFLLAAPIVAVMFMAEFALAMVSRFAPQIQVFVLAMPIKSGLAIFMLIFYFSILLPYAAKESERGRSYIQGFYSLLEGAWGVKPPAGPPEAPR from the coding sequence ATGCAGGAAGCCTTCAAGGTCCTGACCGGGTTTCTGGACGAGCAGTTCATCGCGCTTCTGCTCACCTGGCCGCGCATCCAGGCCTTCCTGCTCGCCTCGCAGATCCTCAACCCGACCGCGGTGCCGCGCCTCGCCCGCACCGCGGCGGTGCTCGCCCTATCGATCCACATCCTCCCGGTCAACCTCGACTACGCGGCCCGTTTCGACCGGACCGTGCCGAGCCTGGCCCTGCACTTCTTCAAGGAATTCGCGATCGGCTTCCTGCTCGGCACCCTGATCGGCTGGATCTTCTGGGTCGTCCAGGCCTCCGCGGCCCTCATCGACAACCAGCGCGGCGCCGCCATCGCGTCGAGCGTCGACCCGCTGCACGGCCACGAGACCTCGCCCCTCGGCATCCTCTTCGCCCAGGCCTTCCTGACCTACATGTTCATCACCGGCGCGGTGCTGCCGATCATCGGCATCCTGTACCAGTCCTACGTCGCCTGGCCGATCGACCGGGGCCTGCCGCTCTTCGGCGCCGAGTTCCCGCGCGCCATGCTGGCCATCTTCGACCACAGCATGCGGTTGATGTTCCTGCTCGCGGCGCCGATCGTCGCCGTCATGTTCATGGCCGAGTTCGCGCTCGCCATGGTCAGCCGCTTCGCCCCCCAGATCCAGGTCTTCGTCCTGGCGATGCCGATCAAGAGCGGCCTCGCGATCTTCATGCTCATCTTCTACTTCTCGATCCTGCTGCCCTACGCCGCCAAGGAATCCGAGCGCGGGCGCAGCTACATCCAGGGCTTCTATTCCCTGCTCGAGGGCGCCTGGGGGGTGAAGCCGCCGGCCGGGCCCCCGGAGGCCCCGCGATGA
- the sctU gene encoding type III secretion system export apparatus subunit SctU — translation MSEGGEKTESPTPKKVRDARAKGQVARSQEVVTSASLIAAIAYIWVAWNSILVRLVGLMDQVALLATGDFRTNGYNALSIAFWDVVGIMMPLLGVVIFAGVAANYAQFGSIFAMESLMPSLDKISPAAGFKRIFSMKNLVENLKSIAKIVFMSILLYIVVRDAIGPFLAALPCGMTCVINVAGWTFDKVLLYSAFALIVVALIDLVYQRHAYTKSLMMSKDEVKREYKESEGDPHIKGKRKQLAHELIMSDSGKAARKATAVVVNPTHLAIAISYRPDEMPLPIVVAKGRMLHAHFIRTEAERAGVPVFRNVPLARMLYADVEVEQYVPEELFDAVAEILAWVSRHRDTLYGGPLDHGVIDMEAGDHRPGGPAPADGPAPPPPRRPPPPGAIDAARLGPGPVVPDLPQP, via the coding sequence ATGAGCGAGGGCGGCGAGAAGACCGAGAGCCCGACACCCAAGAAGGTGCGCGACGCCCGCGCCAAGGGCCAGGTCGCGCGCAGCCAGGAGGTGGTGACGAGCGCCTCGCTGATCGCCGCGATCGCCTACATCTGGGTCGCCTGGAACTCGATCCTGGTGCGGCTCGTGGGGCTGATGGACCAGGTCGCGCTGCTGGCGACCGGCGACTTCCGCACCAACGGCTACAACGCCCTCTCGATCGCCTTCTGGGACGTGGTCGGCATCATGATGCCCCTGCTCGGCGTGGTGATCTTCGCCGGCGTGGCCGCGAACTACGCGCAGTTCGGATCGATCTTCGCGATGGAGAGCCTGATGCCCAGCCTGGACAAGATCAGTCCGGCGGCCGGCTTCAAGCGCATCTTCTCGATGAAGAACCTGGTGGAGAACCTGAAGTCGATCGCCAAGATCGTCTTCATGTCGATCCTGCTCTACATCGTCGTCCGCGACGCGATCGGGCCCTTCCTGGCCGCCCTGCCCTGCGGCATGACCTGCGTCATCAACGTCGCCGGCTGGACCTTCGACAAGGTGCTGCTCTACTCGGCCTTCGCGCTGATCGTCGTGGCCCTGATCGACCTCGTCTACCAGCGGCACGCCTACACCAAGAGCCTGATGATGTCGAAGGACGAGGTGAAGCGCGAATACAAGGAGAGCGAGGGCGACCCCCACATCAAGGGCAAGCGCAAGCAGCTCGCGCACGAGCTGATCATGAGCGATTCCGGCAAGGCCGCCCGCAAGGCGACCGCCGTCGTGGTCAACCCGACCCACCTCGCCATCGCCATCTCGTACCGGCCCGACGAGATGCCGCTGCCCATCGTGGTCGCCAAGGGGCGCATGCTGCACGCCCACTTCATCCGCACCGAAGCCGAGCGCGCCGGCGTTCCGGTCTTCCGAAACGTGCCGCTCGCCCGCATGCTCTACGCCGACGTCGAGGTCGAGCAGTATGTCCCCGAGGAGCTCTTCGACGCCGTCGCCGAGATCCTCGCCTGGGTGTCGCGCCACCGGGACACGCTCTACGGCGGACCGCTCGACCACGGCGTCATCGACATGGAGGCCGGCGACCACAGGCCCGGCGGCCCGGCCCCCGCCGACGGGCCGGCGCCCCCGCCGCCCCGGCGCCCTCCCCCGCCCGGCGCCATCGACGCGGCGCGCCTCGGGCCCGGCCCGGTCGTCCCGGACCTGCCCCAGCCGTGA
- a CDS encoding xanthine dehydrogenase family protein molybdopterin-binding subunit: MPDLRLTENALHQRHGSNVGQPLTRRDGVLKVTGAAPFAADHRPPGLLHAVLATSTVARGRVVRLDRAAALAHPGVVEVMTPANRPPLAMDPDAKLNPFMFRIDVLQNDRVRYAGQPIAVVIAETLEAATEGAALLAPDYEVEPPRIGLDAEAPHVPPVVGPGHPAEVRHGDVEAGLAAAAHRVDLTIETPPQYHNAMEPHAVVAAWDGDRLTVDTPSQGLGMARMRLAGLFGIPLDNILIRSPFLGGGFGSKGFLTGPQILGVLAARLVGRPVKLVLRREQMYGPTGHRAPTRQRLRIGTDAEGRLTALEHRAKVATSSFDEFYEPAADASHALYASPAIVTAHEGVRNDTGTPLFMRAPGEATGSIALESAIDEAAAAAGMDPLAFRLANYAEVEPITGKPFSSKALRACYDRGAEAFGWAGRPLEPRSMRDQDGFLVGWGVGTALFPALMFQGEARAVIAADGRGRMEIGAHDMGQGAWTALAQVAADSLGLDLDAVEFRSGRSDLPDAGIAGGSAHTATAGMAIHNAGAAVIARLADLATADDRSPLYGAGNAGVVARGGRLHRRDDESRSEAYAEILARAGLAEIDARGQAAMDPAAQAAYAMHAHGAVFAEVKVDPELGQVRCTRLVGAFAAGRIVNPRLARSQLLGGMIWGLGFALHEEALTDPRTGRIVNANLAEYRVPVNADLPYLEALTVPEEDRIVNALGIKGVGELGITGSAGAIANAIRHATGIRPRRFPVRIEDLIGL; the protein is encoded by the coding sequence ATGCCTGACCTCCGTCTCACCGAGAACGCCCTGCACCAGCGCCACGGCTCGAACGTCGGCCAGCCGCTGACCCGCCGCGACGGCGTCCTGAAGGTCACCGGCGCCGCCCCATTCGCGGCCGACCACCGTCCGCCGGGCCTGCTCCATGCCGTGCTCGCCACGAGCACCGTCGCGCGCGGCCGCGTGGTCCGCCTCGACCGCGCGGCGGCGCTCGCCCATCCGGGCGTGGTGGAGGTCATGACCCCGGCGAACCGCCCGCCCCTCGCCATGGACCCCGACGCCAAGCTCAACCCCTTCATGTTCAGGATCGACGTCCTGCAGAACGACCGCGTGCGCTATGCCGGCCAGCCTATCGCGGTCGTGATCGCCGAGACGCTCGAGGCTGCGACCGAGGGGGCGGCCCTGCTCGCCCCGGACTACGAGGTCGAGCCCCCGCGCATCGGCCTCGACGCCGAGGCGCCGCACGTGCCGCCCGTGGTCGGCCCCGGCCATCCGGCCGAAGTCCGCCACGGCGACGTCGAGGCGGGCCTCGCCGCCGCCGCCCACCGGGTCGACCTGACCATCGAGACCCCGCCGCAGTATCACAATGCCATGGAGCCCCATGCGGTGGTCGCCGCCTGGGACGGCGACCGGCTGACCGTCGACACGCCGAGCCAGGGCCTCGGCATGGCGCGGATGCGGCTCGCTGGCCTCTTCGGCATCCCCCTCGACAACATCCTGATCCGCAGCCCCTTCCTGGGCGGCGGCTTCGGCTCCAAGGGCTTCCTGACCGGCCCGCAGATCCTCGGCGTGCTGGCGGCCCGCCTCGTCGGCAGGCCCGTGAAGCTGGTGCTGCGCCGAGAGCAGATGTACGGCCCGACCGGCCATCGCGCCCCGACGCGCCAGCGGCTCCGCATCGGCACCGACGCGGAGGGGCGGCTGACCGCGCTGGAACACCGGGCCAAGGTCGCGACCTCGAGCTTCGACGAGTTCTACGAGCCCGCCGCGGACGCCTCGCATGCGCTCTACGCGAGCCCCGCCATCGTGACCGCCCACGAGGGCGTCCGCAACGACACCGGCACGCCCCTCTTCATGCGCGCGCCCGGCGAGGCGACCGGCTCGATCGCGCTGGAGAGCGCCATCGACGAGGCCGCGGCGGCGGCCGGCATGGATCCGCTCGCCTTCCGGCTCGCCAACTACGCGGAGGTCGAGCCGATCACCGGCAAGCCCTTCTCGTCCAAGGCCCTGCGCGCCTGCTACGACCGCGGCGCCGAGGCCTTCGGCTGGGCCGGACGACCGCTCGAGCCCCGCTCGATGCGCGACCAGGACGGCTTCCTGGTCGGCTGGGGGGTCGGCACGGCGCTCTTCCCCGCGCTCATGTTCCAGGGCGAGGCCCGCGCCGTGATCGCCGCCGACGGCCGCGGCCGCATGGAGATCGGGGCGCACGACATGGGCCAGGGCGCCTGGACCGCGCTGGCCCAGGTCGCCGCCGACAGCCTCGGCCTCGACCTCGACGCGGTCGAGTTCCGGTCCGGCCGCTCCGACCTGCCCGATGCCGGCATCGCGGGCGGCTCCGCCCATACGGCCACGGCCGGCATGGCCATCCACAATGCCGGCGCGGCCGTCATCGCGCGGCTCGCCGACCTCGCGACGGCCGACGACCGCTCGCCCCTCTACGGCGCCGGCAACGCCGGGGTGGTCGCGCGCGGCGGACGCCTGCACCGGCGCGACGACGAGAGCCGCAGCGAGGCCTATGCCGAGATCCTCGCCCGCGCCGGCCTCGCCGAGATCGACGCCCGCGGCCAGGCCGCCATGGACCCCGCCGCCCAGGCCGCCTACGCCATGCACGCCCACGGGGCCGTCTTCGCGGAGGTCAAGGTCGATCCGGAGCTCGGGCAGGTCCGCTGCACGCGCCTCGTCGGTGCCTTCGCGGCGGGCCGGATCGTCAACCCGCGCCTCGCCCGCAGCCAGCTCCTCGGCGGCATGATCTGGGGCCTCGGCTTCGCGCTCCACGAGGAAGCCCTGACCGACCCGCGCACGGGCCGCATCGTGAACGCCAACCTGGCCGAATACCGCGTGCCCGTGAACGCCGACCTGCCCTACCTGGAGGCGCTGACGGTTCCCGAGGAGGACCGGATCGTCAACGCCCTCGGCATCAAGGGGGTCGGCGAGCTCGGCATCACCGGCTCGGCCGGCGCCATCGCCAACGCGATCCGCCACGCCACCGGCATCCGCCCGCGCCGCTTCCCCGTGCGGATCGAGGACCTGATCGGTCTTTGA
- a CDS encoding CesT family type III secretion system chaperone produces the protein MAAYSPRAAAAVERFAASVGLAPRPARDGTVSFLIAGAGLLTLTPAEDGDRLLVSLAWAPDRPRPEDELALLACAGRNPSTGRYTHAGIAPDDSFVLTLAIEDAEVDLPALDETLRALTDLRAGFP, from the coding sequence ATGGCCGCCTATTCGCCGCGCGCCGCCGCCGCCGTGGAACGCTTCGCCGCCAGCGTCGGCCTCGCGCCGCGCCCCGCCCGCGACGGCACCGTCTCCTTCCTCATCGCCGGCGCCGGCCTGCTCACGCTGACCCCGGCCGAAGATGGAGACCGGCTCCTCGTCAGCCTGGCCTGGGCACCGGACCGCCCCCGCCCCGAGGACGAGCTGGCCCTGCTCGCCTGCGCCGGTCGCAACCCGTCGACCGGCCGCTACACCCATGCGGGCATCGCCCCCGACGACAGCTTCGTCCTGACGCTCGCCATCGAAGACGCCGAGGTAGACCTGCCGGCCCTCGACGAGACGCTGCGCGCCCTCACGGACCTGCGCGCCGGCTTCCCCTAA
- a CDS encoding (2Fe-2S)-binding protein, translating to MSHSIVLTVNGSRREIDLDDPRMTLLDLLRERLDLTGTKKGCDRGQCGACTVLVDGRRINACLALAVSLDGAEITTIEGVGREGALDPVQAAFIAHDAFQCGFCTPGQIMSAIGLIREGQAGADPERIREAMSGNLCRCGAYAGITEAILEAQAALAGTDARRSA from the coding sequence ATGTCCCATTCCATCGTCCTCACCGTCAACGGCAGCCGCCGGGAGATCGATCTCGACGATCCGCGCATGACGCTCCTCGACCTCCTGCGCGAGCGCCTCGACCTCACGGGCACCAAGAAGGGCTGCGACCGCGGCCAGTGCGGAGCCTGCACGGTCCTGGTCGACGGCCGGCGCATCAACGCCTGCCTCGCCCTGGCGGTCAGCCTCGACGGCGCCGAGATCACCACCATCGAGGGCGTCGGCCGGGAGGGCGCGCTCGACCCGGTGCAGGCCGCCTTCATCGCCCACGACGCCTTCCAGTGCGGCTTCTGCACGCCCGGCCAGATCATGAGCGCCATCGGGCTCATCCGCGAGGGCCAGGCGGGCGCCGACCCGGAGCGGATCCGCGAGGCGATGAGCGGCAATCTCTGCCGCTGCGGCGCCTATGCGGGCATCACCGAGGCGATCCTGGAGGCCCAGGCCGCCCTCGCTGGCACCGACGCCCGGAGGTCCGCATGA
- the gspD gene encoding type II secretion system secretin GspD — translation MSSVEWSLSRARPAQPRGPAPVWPVLALCLVLAGCGSIAGDSCSVYHSETNDRVNDGNCDGGFLSAVNQRAVLFGGDSSPKLWTGEPARKGPVVDTTAINKAPASQAPVVGWVGSMRVEYAYDGAATGRDLTDLRNAGGKPDDRGERVTVNFDKVTIDQFLKQMLSGALGVNYVAPESLGGSISFRTEQPLPKNQVLQVVRDILARNGLTMKYLNGVYHIGRPELIASLEAVGNAGRSGEAVTRVIKIRRGSANEVVGFVRQVVPDYVQILPTNAPDSLLVRGPQMDVDKLGELIDVVSAGGLTEDRVAIIPLAHSAPDKVALQLNEFYRARIASAAESVTILPLEPQQALLVGASDRRLMDGVRALAAQIDRDLGEDVTLRVIPLENLSAEQTAEQLTAILGGGNGSAGGGRSGLAAARGPGEAGASGGRAGNQAPARPMPTVRPGQSGGGSDEDGGDMPAPGFAMGGAGGAGGSGPGGRGGTAPGSGGSSAGVVAGGGLGIRIAADTRNNTIMVYSNYSMFKRVREVLKALDVPQSQVVIEATVLEVDINDKLQYGVQWFLRGAGLLVRSAADPNVRDPGTAGGIVAATVSLGDDIKAGTVITALQSITSVKILSSPYLTVVDGSAARLQIGDQVPFASRTQSSNNLGTVTVTQEIEVRDTGIILEVTPRIRSNNSVLLSVNQSVSKAQNSALLGNTTPVISNRQLKSDVVVQSGHTALLGGLIQERTEKGEDGVPVLRTVPLVGNLFKTNSDNVQRVEMVVMITPRVIRQTSQIEGITRLLHGQLYPRNMENPARARP, via the coding sequence ATGTCTTCAGTCGAGTGGTCCCTCTCCCGAGCCCGGCCCGCGCAACCGCGCGGCCCCGCCCCGGTGTGGCCCGTCCTGGCGCTCTGCCTCGTTCTGGCCGGATGCGGCAGCATCGCGGGCGACAGCTGCTCGGTCTATCACAGCGAGACCAACGACCGGGTCAACGACGGCAACTGCGACGGGGGCTTCCTGTCGGCGGTGAACCAGCGGGCGGTGCTGTTCGGCGGAGACAGCTCGCCGAAACTGTGGACCGGAGAGCCCGCCCGCAAGGGGCCGGTGGTCGACACCACGGCGATCAACAAGGCGCCGGCCAGCCAGGCGCCGGTCGTGGGCTGGGTGGGCTCCATGCGGGTCGAGTACGCCTACGACGGCGCCGCCACGGGGCGCGACCTCACGGACCTGCGCAACGCCGGCGGCAAGCCCGACGACCGTGGGGAGCGCGTCACCGTCAACTTCGACAAGGTCACGATCGACCAGTTCCTGAAGCAGATGCTGTCCGGCGCGCTCGGGGTCAACTACGTGGCGCCGGAGTCGCTCGGGGGCTCGATCTCGTTCCGCACCGAGCAGCCGCTGCCCAAGAACCAGGTCCTGCAGGTCGTGCGCGACATCCTCGCGCGGAACGGCCTGACCATGAAGTACCTGAACGGCGTCTACCACATCGGCCGGCCCGAGCTGATCGCCAGCCTGGAGGCGGTCGGCAATGCCGGGCGCAGCGGCGAGGCGGTGACCCGGGTCATCAAGATCCGCCGCGGCAGCGCCAACGAGGTCGTCGGCTTCGTGCGCCAGGTCGTGCCCGACTACGTCCAGATCCTGCCGACCAACGCGCCCGATTCGCTGCTCGTGCGCGGCCCGCAGATGGACGTCGACAAGCTCGGCGAGCTGATCGACGTGGTCTCGGCGGGCGGGCTCACCGAGGATCGGGTCGCCATCATCCCGCTCGCCCACAGCGCGCCCGACAAGGTGGCGCTGCAGCTCAACGAGTTCTACCGGGCCCGCATCGCCAGCGCGGCCGAAAGCGTCACCATCCTGCCCTTGGAGCCGCAGCAGGCCTTGCTGGTCGGGGCCAGCGACCGGCGGCTGATGGACGGCGTGAGGGCGCTCGCGGCGCAGATCGACCGCGACCTCGGCGAGGACGTGACGCTGCGGGTGATCCCGCTCGAGAACCTGTCCGCCGAACAGACCGCCGAGCAGCTCACCGCCATCCTGGGCGGCGGCAACGGCTCCGCGGGCGGGGGGCGCAGCGGCCTAGCGGCGGCGCGCGGCCCTGGGGAGGCCGGGGCGTCCGGCGGCCGCGCGGGCAACCAGGCGCCGGCCCGTCCCATGCCGACCGTGCGGCCCGGACAGTCCGGCGGCGGAAGCGACGAGGACGGTGGCGACATGCCGGCTCCGGGCTTCGCGATGGGCGGGGCCGGTGGCGCCGGCGGCAGCGGCCCCGGCGGCCGGGGCGGGACGGCGCCGGGCTCCGGCGGGAGCTCGGCCGGCGTGGTCGCCGGCGGAGGGCTGGGCATCCGCATCGCGGCCGATACCCGCAACAACACGATCATGGTCTATTCCAACTATTCCATGTTCAAGCGCGTGCGCGAGGTGCTGAAGGCGCTCGACGTGCCCCAGTCGCAGGTGGTCATCGAGGCGACCGTGCTGGAGGTCGACATCAACGACAAGCTCCAGTACGGCGTGCAGTGGTTCCTGCGCGGGGCGGGACTGCTGGTCCGGTCGGCAGCCGACCCGAATGTCCGGGATCCCGGCACGGCGGGCGGCATCGTGGCCGCGACGGTTTCGCTCGGGGACGACATCAAGGCCGGCACGGTCATCACCGCCCTGCAGTCGATCACCTCGGTGAAGATCCTGTCCTCGCCCTATCTCACGGTCGTCGACGGCAGCGCCGCCCGGCTGCAGATCGGCGACCAGGTTCCCTTCGCGTCGCGCACACAGTCGTCCAACAATCTCGGGACCGTGACGGTCACCCAGGAGATCGAGGTCCGGGACACGGGCATCATCCTGGAGGTCACGCCGCGGATCCGCTCCAACAACAGCGTGCTCCTGTCGGTCAACCAGTCGGTCAGCAAGGCGCAGAACAGCGCGCTCCTCGGCAACACCACGCCGGTCATCTCCAACCGCCAGCTCAAGTCGGACGTGGTGGTGCAGTCGGGGCATACGGCGCTGCTCGGCGGGCTGATCCAGGAGCGCACCGAGAAGGGCGAGGACGGCGTGCCGGTCCTGCGCACGGTCCCGCTGGTCGGCAACCTCTTCAAGACCAACTCGGACAACGTCCAGCGGGTCGAGATGGTCGTCATGATCACCCCGCGGGTGATCCGGCAGACCTCGCAGATCGAGGGGATCACGCGCCTCCTGCACGGGCAGCTCTACCCGCGCAACATGGAGAACCCCGCACGGGCGCGGCCCTGA
- a CDS encoding FAD binding domain-containing protein has translation MNRFDYVRPATLAEAVEAARAPGSAYLAAGTNLLDLMKGGVARPARLVDVTRLPGLDRVETMPDGGLRIGALVRNADLAHDPAFARTCPAVAEALLSGASAQLRNAATVGGNLLQRTRCPYFYDPASACNRRDPGTGCDARGGENRLHAVLGWSDACIATHPSDFAVPLVALDASVEVEGTSGRREIPLEQLHRLPGDTPERETVLEPGDLIVALRLPAAALGFAGHARYVKLRERTSYAFALVSAAAALRLDGDRIVEARIALGGVAAKPWRAREAEAALLGATPGRDAFRRAAGLALAEAHPSGDNAFKIELARRVAARALALAAAGTPERLPALPASPFATAPGVLQDA, from the coding sequence ATGAACCGCTTCGACTACGTCCGCCCCGCCACCCTCGCCGAGGCCGTCGAGGCCGCCCGCGCCCCCGGCTCCGCCTACCTCGCCGCCGGCACCAACCTGCTCGACCTGATGAAGGGCGGCGTCGCGCGCCCCGCCCGCCTCGTCGACGTCACCCGCCTGCCCGGCCTTGACCGGGTCGAGACGATGCCCGACGGGGGCTTGCGCATCGGCGCGCTCGTCCGCAATGCCGACCTCGCCCACGATCCCGCCTTCGCCCGCACCTGTCCGGCGGTCGCCGAGGCACTGCTGTCGGGCGCCTCCGCCCAGCTCCGCAATGCCGCGACCGTCGGCGGCAACCTCCTGCAGCGCACCCGCTGTCCCTACTTCTACGATCCCGCCAGCGCCTGCAACCGCCGCGACCCGGGCACAGGTTGCGACGCGCGAGGCGGCGAGAACCGCCTGCACGCCGTGCTCGGCTGGTCCGACGCCTGCATCGCCACCCACCCGTCCGACTTCGCCGTCCCCCTCGTCGCCCTCGACGCGTCCGTCGAGGTCGAGGGGACGTCCGGCCGCCGCGAGATCCCGCTCGAGCAGCTCCACCGCCTTCCCGGCGACACGCCCGAGCGCGAGACCGTGCTGGAGCCGGGAGACCTGATCGTCGCCCTCCGCCTGCCGGCGGCGGCCCTCGGCTTCGCCGGCCACGCCCGCTACGTGAAGCTCCGGGAGCGCACCTCTTACGCCTTCGCGCTCGTCTCCGCCGCCGCCGCGCTGCGGCTGGACGGGGACCGGATCGTCGAAGCCCGCATCGCCCTGGGCGGCGTCGCCGCGAAGCCCTGGCGGGCCCGCGAGGCGGAGGCCGCCCTCCTCGGCGCGACGCCCGGCCGGGACGCCTTCCGCCGGGCCGCCGGCCTCGCCCTCGCCGAGGCCCACCCCTCCGGCGACAACGCCTTCAAGATCGAGCTGGCCCGCCGCGTGGCGGCCCGCGCCCTTGCCCTAGCGGCGGCCGGCACGCCCGAGCGCCTGCCCGCCCTGCCCGCCTCGCCCTTCGCCACCGCCCCGGGAGTGCTCCAGGATGCCTGA
- a CDS encoding HrpJ domain-containing protein — protein MSSIETLRQSLATSNVISPVGAEVMSEVRGDWRGREVALSDSTSKLNDAAEEIGMSVAHRADKKTLGQRQVRQGQGTNIDALQRIADYLDKLPNMPREDALKQLVEQFKTFEELLEKGRSGGGQPTTEDVLAALQQLDPDVTHQFAALEVAREYFETAGASDELHALLDAAKAEFEKGDLARDVRAGFAAAKAADRAAATMETDPGAVRDTYRSMLREQPNLGTLFDGLRRFDIDKNFAALVDAFMSAAGTDLASTGPSSDPDFLHALLTELGKLKRMQSAFEGTRSLLSQTERLMPRSERGLSSPAEMTSRLLNFAAKAAVNLADARGLLGGYEKASLGSQVVLANGLRGLHGDLPDDVMPSLQARQQQVATLGTLLNQLVGAEDEEYEAAEEDKEREREEDARRPSRNKHQPENR, from the coding sequence GTGAGTTCGATCGAGACCCTCCGCCAGTCCCTCGCGACCAGCAACGTCATCTCCCCCGTCGGCGCCGAGGTCATGTCCGAGGTCCGCGGCGACTGGCGCGGCCGGGAGGTCGCCCTCAGCGACTCCACCTCCAAGCTCAACGACGCCGCCGAGGAGATCGGCATGTCGGTGGCCCACCGGGCCGACAAGAAGACCCTCGGCCAGCGCCAGGTCCGCCAGGGCCAGGGCACCAACATCGACGCCCTGCAGCGGATCGCCGACTACCTCGACAAGCTCCCCAACATGCCGCGCGAGGATGCGCTGAAGCAGTTGGTCGAGCAGTTCAAGACCTTCGAGGAATTGCTCGAGAAGGGCCGCAGCGGCGGGGGGCAGCCGACCACGGAGGACGTGCTGGCCGCCCTGCAGCAGCTCGATCCGGACGTCACCCACCAGTTTGCCGCCCTCGAGGTGGCGCGCGAGTATTTCGAGACCGCCGGGGCCTCCGACGAGCTCCACGCGCTGCTGGACGCCGCCAAGGCCGAATTCGAGAAGGGCGACCTAGCGCGCGACGTGCGGGCCGGCTTCGCGGCCGCCAAGGCGGCCGACAGGGCCGCCGCCACCATGGAGACCGACCCCGGCGCGGTCCGCGACACCTATCGGTCCATGCTGCGCGAGCAGCCGAACCTCGGCACGCTGTTCGACGGCCTCCGCCGCTTCGACATCGACAAGAACTTCGCCGCCCTGGTCGATGCCTTCATGTCGGCCGCCGGAACCGATCTCGCATCCACCGGTCCCTCGAGCGATCCCGATTTCCTGCATGCGCTCCTGACCGAGCTCGGCAAGCTGAAGCGGATGCAGAGCGCCTTCGAGGGCACCCGGTCCCTCCTGTCGCAGACCGAGCGGCTGATGCCCCGTTCCGAGCGCGGCCTATCCAGCCCGGCCGAGATGACCAGCCGCCTCCTGAACTTCGCCGCCAAGGCCGCCGTGAACCTCGCCGACGCCCGCGGCCTCCTGGGCGGCTACGAGAAAGCCTCCCTCGGCAGCCAGGTCGTGCTCGCCAACGGGCTCCGGGGCCTGCACGGGGATCTGCCCGACGACGTGATGCCCTCGCTGCAGGCGCGCCAGCAGCAGGTCGCCACGCTCGGGACGCTGCTGAACCAGCTCGTCGGCGCCGAGGACGAGGAGTACGAGGCCGCCGAGGAGGACAAGGAGCGGGAGCGCGAGGAGGACGCCCGTCGGCCGTCCCGCAACAAGCACCAGCCGGAGAACCGCTGA
- a CDS encoding TetR/AcrR family transcriptional regulator, translated as MTSDLTTRPRRPRSDAARNRERVLEAAKAVFSAGGAEASLEAVARRAGVGIGTLYRHFPTREALFEAVYRREVEQLVELAESLGSEPDPVKALRRWLGSNVAFVATKKGMASALELTVNASSSLTVCSAERLASAVGALLDRAVAAGRIRADIGPQDLLRALVGMCYMHTQPGWQDSVLRLLDVFVDGLCQGAPRAADRAEADTSSG; from the coding sequence ATGACGAGCGACCTCACCACAAGACCCCGGCGGCCACGCTCGGACGCGGCGCGCAACCGGGAGCGCGTGCTGGAGGCCGCCAAGGCGGTCTTCAGCGCGGGCGGCGCCGAGGCGAGCCTCGAGGCGGTGGCGCGCCGGGCCGGCGTCGGAATCGGCACGCTCTATCGCCATTTCCCGACCCGCGAGGCGCTGTTCGAGGCGGTCTACCGCCGCGAGGTGGAGCAACTCGTGGAACTCGCCGAGAGCCTCGGTTCGGAGCCGGACCCGGTCAAGGCGCTGCGCCGCTGGCTCGGCTCCAACGTCGCCTTCGTGGCCACCAAGAAGGGCATGGCGTCGGCGCTCGAACTCACCGTCAACGCCTCCTCCAGCCTGACCGTCTGCTCGGCGGAGCGGCTCGCCTCCGCGGTCGGCGCCCTTCTCGACCGGGCGGTGGCGGCCGGCCGGATCCGCGCGGACATCGGGCCCCAGGACCTCCTGAGGGCGCTGGTCGGCATGTGCTACATGCACACCCAGCCTGGCTGGCAGGACAGTGTCCTGCGGCTCCTGGACGTCTTCGTCGACGGCCTGTGCCAGGGCGCGCCGCGCGCGGCGGACCGGGCGGAGGCCGACACGTCGTCCGGATGA